The following nucleotide sequence is from Kineobactrum salinum.
CGGGTCGTCGGCGAGCTGGGCCACGACGGTCTCTGCCGCTTCCCGGTTCCCGAACTCAGCGGTAACCTTGCAGGGATACCGTTCGTCAAGGACCTCAGGTCCCGCCATGGCTATTACCTCACTCCGCCAGCACTTCCCGGTCAATACGAATGACGCCGCAGCCTACCCGCTCACCAGCATTGCCGGAGGGTTGGCTCTCCAGGTCATCCTTGTCGCTGTGAATCACGAGGGCCTTTTGCAGTATCGACGCGGGCCCGGAAAAGGCGAGACCCCGGAAGGCCAGTTCGCTGGAGACCCGGCCATCTTCATCGGCCTCTATATTACCCATGTCGCCGACGTGGTGTTCGGCGGCGTCCGGTGAGCCGTGGGGAGTATCGTACGGGTTGAAATGGCCGCCAGCGGACGAGGCGTCATCCGCCGAACAATCACCCACTTCGTGAACATGGAGCCCGTGGGGGCCGGGCTCCAGACCCTCGAGCTCGACGGTGACCTGCATTTCCCGGTCATCTTTTCCTGCCGAGAAAGTCACGGTGCCCTCTGCGTTGCCGTTACTTGTGGGTTTGATCTGCGCTACCGCTGATTCCACCATTGAATACTGGGCGTTGGCCGCGGCCTCGCCTGACGCTTCGCTAACGCTCTGGTCGCGGTAGGTGGGCTGTTCCGGGCCGGTCGTGGTGGGAGGGTCAGTGTAGTCAGGTCTGGAATCTGCCGCGCCCTCTGCGGGAGCAGAGTCTGTCGGAGGCGGGGTAGTGTCGTCCCGGCCGGGATCGCAGCCGATAATCGCTACCAGTACGGCGAGGATCGCTGCGCGCGGTAGCAGATAGCTTTTGGTCAGGGTTCGGTCATTTTTCATAAGAACCTCCAGATTCTGGTGTCCAGATACACCGCAGTTGTGGACGGCACCTGAGCCTGTGGGCTGTACGATGCAAGCCGAACGGGTATCGGACATACGGGACGGTGACGGGGCTGCGACAGCATGAACCATGCTGCCGCAGCGTCGGATAACGCGCTGGCTATCCTCTGTGACCGTGATATTCCAGGTTACAGATCGTCAGTCGCTCTCTCCATCTTGTCGCCCATCTTTTCGGCACCGCGCTTGGTCTTGTCCCAGGCAGAAGCGCTTGCTTCCTTGGTGCTCTCCCAGGCGCTCTTGGTATTGCGCTTGGTCTTTTTCCAGGCTTGCTTCAGCTCTTGCCGGGTCTCGGTCCACCAGTCTTCATCGTACTGGGGGAAGCTTTTCAAGGCCTCCTGGGTGGCTTCCATGTGGACTTCGTACTCGATATCATCGAATTCGTCGTCGTCACTTTCGGTACGAACCGTGAATGTGCCGCGTTTCGCAACGACTTCACGTCCGCCCAGGCCGAGTATCTCGCCGGTTTCGATGACCAGGGCCTGAATTGACATGTCGTCACCCAGCAAAATGTCTTCGACTTCGCCGATTTCCTCGCCGGTGGAGTCGTAAACGTCAGCGTCCATGAGCTCGTCCGCTGAGTACAGGCCTTGTGCCGCGATGGCCGAGAAGCTCAAGGTGAGGCTTCCTGCGAGCAGCGGCGCGCCGAGCTTCTTGATAAATGGTATTTTCATTGTGAACTCCTTCACTGTGGCAATTGGTGTACATTCTCGTTGGAACGGCTCCGGGCGGCAGCGAGATGCTTGTGCTGCGGCTTGAGCTTGCTGACAGTGTGTGCTTAAGACGGGTGGAATTCTGTGCGGGAACGAACAGTCGAGAAACCGCGCGTCGCGCGGTGGAATAAGAGAGTGACAGCCGGGGTGATACAGGGCCGCTGACTGGCTGTCAACCGCCGGTGAGCAACCGGGCCAGGGCTATACCAAGAAGAGTCACGCCGGTGACCAGTGCTATCAGAAGCGTTAGCGCGGCGGTGACAGTGCCGGCGAGCACCCAGCGGTTCTGGCGTTGGACGGTTGCGGTATCGTGTTCAAAGCGCTGCAACAACTTGACGTTGCGCAGGTTGGCCTTGAATGCAAAGTCGAATAAATCGCCAATGACCGGAATGCTGCCGATCACTGATTCGATGGCGACGTTGCCGGCCATCCGCACCAGTACTGCACGCGGCACACCCCTGCGCCAGGCGCTGAATATCACCACTGAGGACAGAATGGCACCAAGTGCATCACCGATACCCGGTATCAGTCCAATGATGCCATCGAGGCCGATGCTGCGACCGAAAGGGAGGCGGATGCTGCTGTCCAGCAGCCAGGCGTAGCGCTCCAGCAGACGTCCATTGTTGCTCGAGCTTGTGGTGTTGGTAGTTGTCATGGAACGACCTCACAGGATGTGCCTGGTGACAGGATTTATAGCGTCGCTGCGCGGACGTTTTCCGCCAGGCAGGGCTGCGCCAGAGGAAGTTGTCCTGCCAAAGTATTACAGCTTCGTCTTGTGGCTGCGAGTGAATAATACTCCGCATCCGCTGTATGATTATTGCAACAGAGCAGGATTCCCGGCACTGGCCGGTGGTCGGCGCGTCTCGGGGTGGCGAACTGATCGAATGCCACGGAAGCTCCGGGTTGGAACCCGCGGCGGCGACTGGGTAAACTAATTGCCGCGACAGCGGTCTACTTCCCCTGTCCATCTACACGCGCACAAGGAGACCAGGTGCAACCCATCATTGCGATAGAGGGTCTCAACAAGACCTACGATTCCGGTTTCAGGGCCCTCAAGGACATTAACCTCGAAATCCGCCGCGGCGAAACCTTTGCCCTGCTGGGCCCCAACGGCGCCGGCAAGACCACGCTGATCGGCATTATCTGCGGCCTGATCAATCCCACTAGCGGCAGGGTGTGGGCCGACGGCCACGATATCGTCCGCGATTTCCGGGCTGCAAGGTCCAGGATCGGTCTGGTGCCCCAGGAGTTGACTACCGACAGTTTTGAAACCGTCTGGAATACTGTCAGCTTCAGCCGTGGCCTGTTCGG
It contains:
- a CDS encoding superoxide dismutase family protein, which gives rise to MKNDRTLTKSYLLPRAAILAVLVAIIGCDPGRDDTTPPPTDSAPAEGAADSRPDYTDPPTTTGPEQPTYRDQSVSEASGEAAANAQYSMVESAVAQIKPTSNGNAEGTVTFSAGKDDREMQVTVELEGLEPGPHGLHVHEVGDCSADDASSAGGHFNPYDTPHGSPDAAEHHVGDMGNIEADEDGRVSSELAFRGLAFSGPASILQKALVIHSDKDDLESQPSGNAGERVGCGVIRIDREVLAE
- a CDS encoding DUF4112 domain-containing protein produces the protein MTTTNTTSSSNNGRLLERYAWLLDSSIRLPFGRSIGLDGIIGLIPGIGDALGAILSSVVIFSAWRRGVPRAVLVRMAGNVAIESVIGSIPVIGDLFDFAFKANLRNVKLLQRFEHDTATVQRQNRWVLAGTVTAALTLLIALVTGVTLLGIALARLLTGG
- a CDS encoding PRC-barrel domain-containing protein, with product MKIPFIKKLGAPLLAGSLTLSFSAIAAQGLYSADELMDADVYDSTGEEIGEVEDILLGDDMSIQALVIETGEILGLGGREVVAKRGTFTVRTESDDDEFDDIEYEVHMEATQEALKSFPQYDEDWWTETRQELKQAWKKTKRNTKSAWESTKEASASAWDKTKRGAEKMGDKMERATDDL